A region of Kiritimatiellales bacterium DNA encodes the following proteins:
- a CDS encoding FAD-dependent oxidoreductase: MMSRSLLVVLGLLVCVQAQNHRVIIEKEPRTVVVQQDALTIWIEAEDFQDYGGWLLDTQFMHLMGSSYLIAAGVGTPVADATTEFRVTEPGSYRLWVRSRNWIREFAPGKFEVIINGHSAGKIFGAAESDEWGWESAGPVELDTGMNRLAVRDLTGFYGRIDALVFSRNPDYVPSTALEKLKTERAGFSGISLDPVNRGAFDVVIVGGGAAGGPAALASARSGAKTVLIHNRPVLGGNASIELGVPVRGASQHHAYSRESGISEELERLRVAREYPQLSRPFAEAAAAETNLTVFLNTHVYNAIMDGSRIAGVKAVDTLTGEESLFYGHTFVDTTGDGWLGYYAGADYRVGREARSEYDESLAPETADNITMSGCLMGDMKLGYGYEQRDTPQTYTAPEWAHKMPADFETGRTIKHARGQWWLEYPNDIDDIWNAELARDELLRIVFGYWDYIKNDWSRKNISRKLELTYVPITNAKRETRRLMGDYVLTQHDAVSARRFPDTIGHAGWSLDVHHPAGVFSGKEGPFDFDVLVPQNNIPFRALYSRNIDNLLFAGRCMSVTHVALGTVRVEGTCAVTGQAAGTAAAMCSQRNIVPRDIYERCIGELQQNLLKADQYVPGVVNQDAGDLARNAVLSASSFSVEDLMDEAFCEVDMTRSSALSLPWYFFYETGTNGYIGTLYVYLISTLPRDVHLPLTIRGADSNEDEAIASRPALAKVGVAVPSLYKGYIAFPINKHIPTPYFSIEFDTVRGRGLAAPWAARGHLGARVLRVRDKEEIITGRPRINAYCEPPLVYPRNYTPANAINGISRIVDLESNMWKSDPEQPLPQHLELSWDRPQTFRTVHLTFDTNLDSWRRADIFEQEVVKDYEIQVFSAGEWKMLVAEQDNFQRFRVHHFEPVTADKLRVVVKGTGGDPSARIYEIRIYNDPVNIKELS, from the coding sequence ATGATGAGTCGTAGTCTACTTGTTGTTCTGGGTCTGTTGGTCTGTGTGCAGGCTCAAAATCATCGTGTAATCATAGAAAAAGAACCGCGGACGGTTGTTGTGCAGCAGGATGCGTTGACCATATGGATCGAAGCAGAAGATTTTCAGGACTATGGAGGCTGGCTGCTCGACACCCAGTTTATGCACCTGATGGGATCCTCCTATCTGATTGCCGCCGGGGTCGGGACACCGGTTGCCGACGCAACAACAGAATTCCGGGTCACGGAACCCGGCAGCTACCGCCTGTGGGTTCGCTCCCGCAACTGGATTCGCGAGTTTGCTCCCGGAAAATTTGAAGTAATCATCAATGGCCATTCGGCAGGAAAGATTTTCGGTGCCGCGGAATCGGATGAGTGGGGCTGGGAAAGTGCCGGGCCAGTCGAATTGGATACTGGAATGAACCGGCTGGCTGTGAGGGATCTGACCGGATTTTACGGACGGATTGATGCTTTGGTTTTTTCGCGCAATCCGGATTATGTTCCGTCGACAGCGCTTGAAAAACTGAAGACTGAGCGTGCCGGATTCTCCGGAATTTCACTTGATCCGGTGAATCGGGGTGCCTTTGATGTCGTGATCGTCGGCGGGGGCGCCGCCGGAGGTCCTGCCGCGCTTGCATCTGCGCGATCCGGAGCAAAAACTGTACTGATTCATAATCGTCCGGTATTGGGCGGTAATGCCAGTATAGAGCTGGGGGTTCCTGTGCGCGGTGCGTCACAGCACCATGCCTATTCCAGAGAAAGCGGTATCAGTGAAGAGCTTGAGCGCCTGCGGGTTGCCAGAGAATATCCCCAGCTGAGCCGGCCGTTTGCCGAAGCCGCCGCGGCCGAAACGAATCTGACCGTTTTTCTGAATACGCATGTTTATAACGCAATCATGGATGGCTCGCGAATTGCCGGAGTGAAAGCGGTTGATACGCTGACGGGCGAAGAATCGCTTTTTTACGGGCATACATTTGTTGATACGACCGGTGACGGATGGCTCGGCTATTATGCCGGCGCGGACTATCGCGTCGGTCGGGAGGCACGGAGCGAATACGATGAATCACTTGCTCCGGAAACAGCGGATAATATTACGATGAGCGGCTGTCTGATGGGCGATATGAAGCTGGGTTACGGCTATGAGCAACGAGATACGCCGCAGACTTATACCGCGCCGGAATGGGCGCATAAAATGCCGGCTGATTTTGAAACCGGACGGACAATCAAGCATGCTCGCGGACAGTGGTGGCTGGAGTACCCGAACGATATCGACGATATCTGGAATGCGGAACTGGCGCGCGATGAGTTGTTGCGCATAGTTTTCGGATACTGGGACTATATAAAAAATGACTGGAGCAGAAAGAATATCTCACGGAAGCTGGAGCTCACCTACGTACCGATCACAAATGCTAAGCGTGAAACCCGTCGCCTGATGGGGGATTATGTACTGACGCAGCATGATGCCGTGTCTGCCCGCCGGTTTCCCGATACGATTGGACATGCAGGGTGGTCTCTCGATGTACACCATCCCGCCGGTGTTTTTTCAGGCAAAGAAGGTCCTTTTGATTTTGACGTGCTGGTTCCGCAAAACAACATTCCGTTCCGGGCGCTTTATTCCCGGAATATCGACAACCTTCTGTTTGCCGGCCGCTGCATGAGCGTTACGCATGTTGCGCTCGGAACTGTTCGCGTGGAAGGCACCTGTGCCGTAACAGGGCAGGCCGCCGGAACAGCCGCCGCGATGTGTTCGCAAAGAAACATTGTGCCGCGCGATATCTATGAGCGCTGCATCGGCGAATTGCAGCAGAATCTGTTGAAGGCTGATCAATATGTACCGGGTGTTGTCAACCAGGATGCCGGCGATCTGGCGCGCAACGCCGTGCTTTCGGCATCGAGTTTCTCTGTGGAAGATCTAATGGACGAAGCATTTTGCGAAGTGGACATGACCCGCAGCTCGGCGCTCTCTCTCCCATGGTATTTCTTTTATGAAACCGGAACCAATGGCTATATCGGTACGCTCTATGTATACCTGATTTCGACCCTGCCGCGGGATGTGCACCTGCCGCTGACGATTCGCGGCGCCGACAGCAACGAAGATGAAGCGATCGCATCCCGTCCGGCACTGGCAAAGGTCGGGGTCGCCGTGCCGTCCCTGTACAAAGGCTACATCGCATTTCCCATCAATAAACATATCCCGACACCGTACTTTTCGATAGAGTTCGATACGGTCCGGGGGCGCGGGCTGGCTGCACCGTGGGCAGCTCGCGGACATCTTGGTGCGCGGGTTCTCCGGGTACGTGACAAAGAGGAAATCATTACCGGCCGGCCGCGAATCAATGCCTATTGTGAGCCTCCGCTGGTGTATCCGAGAAACTACACTCCGGCGAATGCCATCAACGGAATCAGCCGGATTGTTGATCTGGAATCCAATATGTGGAAGTCGGATCCGGAGCAGCCGTTGCCGCAACATCTTGAACTCAGCTGGGATCGGCCTCAGACCTTTCGTACCGTTCATCTCACATTCGATACGAACCTCGACAGCTGGCGGCGGGCAGATATTTTTGAGCAGGAAGTGGTGAAGGATTATGAAATTCAGGTTTTTTCCGCCGGCGAATGGAAAATGCTGGTTGCGGAACAGGATAATTTCCAGCGGTTCCGGGTGCATCATTTTGAGCCGGTTACAGCAGATAAGCTTCGGGTCGTTGTCAAGGGAACCGGCGGCGATCCGTCTGCACGGATATATGAAATCAGGATTTATAACGATCCGGTAAATATAAAGGAACTTTCGTGA